In one window of Paenarthrobacter nicotinovorans DNA:
- a CDS encoding alpha/beta fold hydrolase, producing the protein MDYTDAPNEPVITSYAEAPARTITAGGISFAYRELGPRGGIPVIFFVHLAATLDNWDPRIIDPIARNRHVITFDQPGVGASTGHVPTSIEAMADDAYTLIKALGFTTIDVFSFSLGGMIAQDLVSKHPSLVRKLVLTGTGPRGGKNIDKVVRTTYWDILRATVTRSDPKEFLFFNRNVAGKTAAKAFINRLQERTGNRDQPITTRAFQTQLKAIRKYGRSAPSDLSLLTQPTLIANGDNDRMVPSRLSEDLHRRIKGSQLIIYPDSGHGGIFQNHATFAPAVVEFLTP; encoded by the coding sequence ATGGACTACACCGACGCACCCAACGAGCCGGTCATCACCTCATATGCGGAGGCACCGGCCAGAACCATCACCGCCGGCGGCATCAGCTTCGCCTACCGCGAGCTTGGGCCCAGGGGCGGGATCCCCGTCATCTTCTTCGTGCATCTCGCCGCTACGTTGGACAACTGGGATCCCAGGATCATTGACCCCATTGCCAGGAACCGCCACGTCATCACCTTCGACCAGCCCGGAGTCGGCGCGTCCACAGGACACGTTCCCACCAGCATCGAAGCAATGGCCGACGACGCCTACACCCTCATCAAGGCCCTGGGCTTCACAACCATTGATGTCTTCTCCTTCTCTTTGGGCGGCATGATCGCCCAGGACCTCGTCTCAAAACACCCCAGCCTTGTCCGCAAACTGGTCCTGACCGGAACCGGTCCCCGCGGTGGGAAGAACATCGACAAGGTGGTCCGTACCACCTACTGGGACATCCTGCGCGCGACCGTCACCCGTTCAGACCCCAAGGAATTCCTCTTCTTCAACCGCAACGTCGCCGGCAAGACCGCTGCGAAAGCCTTCATTAACCGCCTGCAGGAGCGGACCGGGAACCGTGACCAACCAATCACCACCCGCGCGTTCCAAACACAGCTCAAAGCAATCCGGAAGTACGGCCGCTCGGCCCCGTCGGACCTGTCCTTGCTAACACAGCCCACGCTGATCGCCAACGGCGACAACGATCGAATGGTGCCTTCCAGGCTCTCCGAGGACCTTCACCGCCGCATCAAAGGTTCCCAACTGATCATCTACCCAGACTCCGGCC
- a CDS encoding NADP-dependent oxidoreductase, with protein MRAFVVTKYKEPLQEAEVAEPVIGDRDVLVQVHAAGLNQLDEKIRLGEFKQILPYKLQLILGNDVAGTVLRVGQSVKGFKPGDEVYARPHQDRIGTFAERIAIAEEDLALKPVAASMEEAGSLPLVALTAWQALVEQGNVQPGQKVLIHAGAGGVGSIAIQLAKHLGATVATTASSSNAGFVRDLGADVVIDYRNQDFEKLLSGYDLVLDSLGGENLQKSLRILKPGGKAIGIAGPPDPAFARRAGLNPVLLLATTALSSKIRRKARKLGVSYEFLFMRASGDQLRRISALVDDGALRPIVGRVFTFGQAPEALQSLAAGGFRGKAVLSVTA; from the coding sequence ATGCGCGCATTTGTTGTCACCAAATACAAGGAACCCCTCCAGGAAGCCGAAGTCGCCGAACCTGTCATAGGCGACCGTGACGTGCTGGTGCAGGTCCACGCTGCCGGGCTGAACCAGCTGGACGAAAAGATCCGATTGGGCGAGTTCAAGCAGATCCTTCCCTACAAACTCCAGCTGATCCTCGGCAACGACGTTGCAGGCACAGTGCTTCGCGTGGGACAAAGCGTGAAGGGATTCAAGCCCGGCGACGAGGTGTACGCCCGCCCCCACCAAGACCGCATCGGCACCTTCGCCGAACGGATAGCAATCGCGGAGGAAGACCTCGCGCTCAAGCCCGTAGCGGCCAGCATGGAGGAAGCCGGCTCGCTGCCACTTGTAGCGCTGACGGCATGGCAGGCCCTCGTAGAACAGGGCAATGTGCAACCAGGGCAGAAAGTTCTTATCCATGCCGGCGCGGGCGGGGTGGGATCCATCGCCATCCAGCTCGCCAAACATCTCGGAGCGACCGTTGCTACCACCGCCAGCAGCTCCAACGCCGGATTCGTCCGCGACCTCGGCGCCGACGTCGTCATCGACTACCGCAACCAGGACTTCGAAAAGCTTCTGAGCGGATACGATCTGGTGCTCGATAGCCTCGGAGGCGAAAACCTCCAGAAATCACTGCGCATCCTCAAACCAGGCGGGAAGGCGATAGGGATCGCCGGCCCGCCCGATCCGGCCTTCGCCCGCAGGGCAGGCCTCAACCCCGTGCTGCTCCTTGCGACCACTGCACTCAGCAGCAAGATCCGCCGGAAAGCAAGGAAGCTCGGCGTCAGCTATGAATTCCTCTTCATGCGGGCCAGCGGCGATCAACTTCGCCGAATCAGTGCCCTGGTGGACGACGGCGCACTGCGCCCCATCGTAGGGAGAGTCTTCACCTTCGGCCAAGCTCCGGAGGCACTGCAATCCCTGGCCGCAGGTGGCTTCCGAGGCAAAGCAGTCCTCAGCGTCACCGCCTGA
- a CDS encoding SDR family oxidoreductase, which produces MYSLNGAVVLVTGANGGIGTHFVHTALARGASKVYATARTPRTWDDNRIVPLTLDITDPSSIQAAVEAAPDATVLINNAGASVATSGILSHTDAEIRANVETNFLGPLFLARAFAPILSAKDNAAIVDIHSAMSWYAVGGIYSATKAALWSATNSLRLELAPEGVHVVGVHVGYVDTAMAAHTTDPKMDPAELVNKVLDAVEAGEYEVLADETSVQLKAGLSAPIEALYPQLSPSKSR; this is translated from the coding sequence ATGTACTCACTCAATGGAGCAGTTGTCCTCGTCACCGGCGCGAACGGCGGGATCGGAACCCACTTCGTCCACACCGCCCTGGCGCGGGGCGCCAGCAAGGTCTACGCCACCGCGCGAACCCCGCGCACCTGGGACGACAACCGAATCGTTCCGCTGACTTTGGACATCACGGACCCGTCGTCCATACAGGCCGCAGTCGAGGCTGCGCCCGATGCAACCGTCCTGATCAACAACGCTGGAGCATCCGTGGCCACCTCGGGCATTCTCAGCCACACTGATGCGGAGATCCGGGCCAATGTGGAGACGAACTTCCTGGGCCCGCTCTTCCTCGCCCGCGCGTTCGCGCCGATCCTGTCGGCCAAGGACAATGCTGCGATCGTCGATATCCACTCCGCCATGAGCTGGTACGCCGTCGGTGGCATTTACAGCGCAACCAAGGCCGCCCTGTGGTCGGCCACGAATTCGCTGCGCCTGGAGCTCGCGCCCGAGGGCGTCCATGTGGTGGGCGTCCATGTGGGGTATGTGGACACGGCGATGGCCGCACACACCACCGACCCCAAGATGGACCCGGCCGAACTGGTCAACAAGGTGCTGGACGCCGTGGAGGCCGGTGAATACGAGGTACTCGCCGACGAGACATCGGTCCAACTCAAGGCCGGGCTCAGCGCGCCAATAGAGGCGCTCTACCCCCAGCTCTCCCCCAGCAAGTCCCGGTAA